In Kineococcus rhizosphaerae, the following proteins share a genomic window:
- a CDS encoding GNAT family N-acetyltransferase, giving the protein MTTSTTALVEVLEDLDAVLAALSRRADVLDARCSPTASAAWVRSALEVVPPAAVWGVDLGGDEGFVALVDHVDDGGRRTGLLTGGGGYAAGLPSTSPAAAAALGAAVADAAARRGAALDLQELPDDPHVRAFAAGAGADVVPGLAVPVVERPGEGQQLVSAGVRKNLRKTANRLAADGVRAEVTISEDPARFAAVLPELETAYRDRDAVHGIACALDTPQGRRTWWSRLQALGNLGRRELAELRLDGELAAYVVGVPGAQRYGIFEGRFVTRWARYSPGRVLEHAVLQHAFTDPDVQVVDWMTGVAPETLLTVSRFEPRTAVRRAAQRASAR; this is encoded by the coding sequence GTGACCACCAGCACCACCGCGCTCGTCGAGGTCCTGGAGGACCTCGACGCGGTCCTGGCCGCCCTGTCCCGCCGCGCCGACGTGCTCGACGCCCGCTGTTCGCCCACCGCGTCGGCCGCGTGGGTGCGTTCGGCCCTGGAGGTCGTCCCGCCGGCGGCGGTGTGGGGCGTGGACCTGGGAGGCGACGAGGGTTTCGTCGCGCTGGTCGACCACGTGGACGACGGTGGACGCCGGACCGGGCTGCTCACCGGCGGGGGCGGCTACGCGGCCGGCCTGCCCTCGACCTCCCCGGCGGCGGCGGCGGCCCTGGGAGCGGCCGTGGCGGACGCCGCCGCCCGGCGCGGCGCCGCGCTGGACCTGCAGGAGCTGCCCGACGACCCGCACGTGCGGGCCTTCGCGGCCGGTGCGGGTGCGGACGTCGTGCCGGGGCTGGCGGTCCCCGTCGTAGAGCGCCCGGGCGAGGGGCAGCAGCTGGTCAGCGCCGGGGTGCGCAAGAACCTGCGCAAGACGGCCAACCGGCTGGCCGCCGACGGCGTCCGCGCCGAGGTGACCATCAGCGAGGACCCCGCCCGGTTCGCGGCGGTGCTGCCCGAGCTGGAGACGGCCTACCGCGACCGGGACGCGGTGCACGGCATCGCGTGCGCGCTGGACACCCCCCAGGGCCGGCGGACGTGGTGGTCGCGGTTGCAGGCCCTGGGCAACCTGGGGCGGCGGGAGCTGGCCGAGCTGCGCCTGGACGGCGAGCTCGCCGCGTACGTCGTCGGTGTGCCCGGCGCGCAGCGGTACGGGATCTTCGAGGGGCGCTTCGTGACCCGGTGGGCGCGCTACTCCCCCGGCCGGGTGCTGGAGCACGCCGTGCTGCAGCACGCCTTCACCGACCCGGACGTGCAGGTCGTGGACTGGATGACGGGGGTGGCCCCCGAGACGCTGCTGACGGTGAGCCGGTTCGAGCCGCGCACCGCGGTGCGCCGGGCGGCTCAGCGCGCGAGCGCCCGGTAG
- a CDS encoding M56 family metallopeptidase encodes MTAVWFAALALLLAGPVPALLARARWTWQVPRAALVLWQAIALGAVLATLGAGLASLSLLFTEEPGFPFLERHGPVQTTLIGLGSALVAVVTVRFWVVATLVGIRTRRRRNRHREMVDLLHRKESTSEVDAALLSETGVRVLTGPGRVAYCVPGVHSRVVVSDAMLNSLTPEEVRAVLAHERAHLRARHDLVLEGFTALHAAFPRVVSSQAALDSVRLLVEMLADDSARRRAGSVPLARALVALAGGPAGESEMLVGSAALARVRRLAARPARKGLSVAAYAAAAAVLGAPTLGIAVPWLQASYRALAR; translated from the coding sequence GTGACCGCCGTCTGGTTCGCAGCACTGGCGCTGCTCCTGGCGGGTCCCGTCCCGGCCCTGCTGGCCCGGGCCCGGTGGACCTGGCAGGTGCCGCGCGCTGCCCTCGTGCTCTGGCAGGCCATCGCGCTCGGTGCCGTCCTGGCCACCCTCGGCGCCGGTCTGGCCTCGCTGTCCCTGCTGTTCACCGAGGAACCCGGGTTCCCCTTCCTCGAACGTCACGGCCCCGTCCAGACCACCCTCATCGGTCTCGGCTCGGCGCTCGTCGCCGTCGTCACCGTCCGGTTCTGGGTCGTCGCCACCCTCGTCGGCATCCGCACCCGCCGCCGTCGCAACCGTCACCGCGAGATGGTGGACCTGCTGCACCGCAAGGAGTCCACCTCCGAGGTCGACGCCGCGCTGCTGTCCGAGACCGGCGTGCGGGTCCTGACCGGCCCCGGCCGCGTCGCCTACTGCGTGCCCGGCGTGCACTCCCGCGTCGTCGTCTCCGACGCCATGCTGAACTCCCTGACCCCCGAGGAGGTGCGCGCCGTCCTGGCCCACGAACGGGCCCACCTGCGCGCCCGCCACGACCTCGTCCTCGAGGGGTTCACCGCCCTGCACGCCGCCTTCCCCCGCGTCGTGTCCAGCCAGGCCGCCCTCGACTCCGTGCGCCTGCTCGTCGAGATGCTCGCCGACGACTCCGCCCGCCGCCGCGCCGGCTCGGTGCCCCTGGCCCGCGCCCTCGTCGCCCTGGCCGGCGGCCCGGCGGGGGAGTCCGAGATGCTCGTCGGGTCCGCCGCCCTGGCCCGCGTGCGCCGCCTCGCGGCCCGCCCCGCCCGCAAGGGCCTGTCGGTCGCCGCCTACGCCGCCGCCGCGGCCGTCCTCGGCGCGCCCACCCTGGGCATCGCCGTCCCCTGGCTGCAGGCCAGCTACCGGGCGCTCGCGCGCTGA
- a CDS encoding BlaI/MecI/CopY family transcriptional regulator, translating into MALGELERDVMDRLWAAKEPLTVREVHEQLAEHRKIAYTTVMTVLDRLAKKHVVRQEREGRAFRYTPAATREQMVAELMLDALGGVPTVDDRQAALVHFIGGVSPAEAAALREALDAMTGTDTP; encoded by the coding sequence GTGGCCCTGGGAGAACTCGAACGCGACGTCATGGACCGGCTGTGGGCGGCCAAGGAGCCGCTGACCGTCCGCGAGGTCCACGAGCAGCTCGCCGAGCACCGCAAGATCGCCTACACCACGGTCATGACCGTGCTCGACCGCCTCGCCAAGAAGCACGTCGTGCGCCAGGAGCGCGAGGGCCGCGCCTTCCGCTACACCCCCGCCGCCACCCGCGAGCAGATGGTCGCCGAGCTCATGCTCGACGCCCTCGGCGGTGTCCCCACCGTCGACGACCGCCAGGCCGCGCTCGTGCACTTCATCGGCGGCGTCTCGCCGGCCGAGGCCGCCGCCCTGCGCGAGGCCCTCGACGCCATGACGGGCACCGACACCCCGTAG